In a single window of the Maridesulfovibrio bastinii DSM 16055 genome:
- a CDS encoding c-type cytochrome, protein MKKLYFSLSLVVLLLLFGAWLVSFFQWTSPTIQNSINTTASSETVNNATGSIQSDQGRPLSVVFNPPAPEDAPAKIREEVMLGYKIMTETKKYAGEYVGDNLSCTNCHFDGGRARETLSLVGVAAKYPAYRGRRAYTADLGLRTQGCFERSMNGKAPALDSQIIQSLMVYYHWISKGIPIYENVPWLGIDHDLKLKRKPDVIAGKKVFQDVCARCHGNNGHGTEIAPPLWGEHSFNDGAGMNRVRTFSVFTWRFMPKSSPGLSKDQALDVAGYVHAQPRPHFVATHPNKIKRIIPLEEEGVR, encoded by the coding sequence ATGAAAAAGCTTTATTTTTCACTCTCGTTGGTTGTGCTACTGCTGCTTTTTGGAGCTTGGCTGGTATCTTTTTTTCAATGGACTTCTCCTACGATCCAAAACTCAATAAATACAACTGCGTCCTCGGAAACCGTCAATAATGCGACTGGAAGCATACAAAGTGATCAGGGTCGACCCTTAAGCGTGGTTTTCAACCCGCCAGCCCCTGAGGATGCCCCGGCCAAAATTCGTGAGGAAGTCATGCTCGGCTACAAGATCATGACTGAAACTAAAAAATATGCTGGGGAATATGTCGGAGATAATCTCTCATGCACTAACTGTCATTTTGATGGAGGCCGGGCACGCGAAACTTTATCGCTGGTAGGAGTTGCCGCCAAGTATCCCGCATATCGGGGCCGCAGGGCTTACACTGCTGATCTGGGACTGCGAACACAAGGCTGCTTTGAACGCAGTATGAACGGTAAAGCTCCTGCTCTGGACAGTCAGATAATCCAGTCTCTTATGGTTTACTACCACTGGATTTCTAAAGGTATTCCCATATATGAGAATGTACCTTGGTTGGGTATAGATCATGATCTGAAACTTAAAAGGAAGCCGGACGTAATTGCAGGTAAGAAAGTATTTCAAGACGTTTGTGCGCGTTGCCATGGTAATAACGGCCACGGAACCGAAATAGCACCACCTTTGTGGGGCGAGCATTCTTTCAACGATGGAGCCGGCATGAACCGGGTGCGGACTTTCTCCGTTTTCACCTGGCGCTTTATGCCTAAATCAAGCCCGGGCCTCAGCAAAGATCAGGCTCTGGACGTAGCCGGATATGTTCATGCGCAGCCCCGGCCACATTTTGTAGCTACACATCCCAATAAGATCAAAAGGATTATACCGTTAGAGGAGGAGGGTGTACGATGA
- a CDS encoding tRNA (cytidine(34)-2'-O)-methyltransferase, which yields MNKFSIVLFEPEIPPNTGNIARLCAGTDTPLHLIEPLGFSLSDKYLKRAGLDYWPNVNLTVWKNWEQFRQNGPEGRLVFTSAKRGTNIFKFKFEAGDLIVFGPETRGLPIEFFTDDSSSINIPINKKIRSLNLSTSAGIALYQAMSQLFS from the coding sequence ATGAATAAATTCAGCATTGTACTTTTCGAACCGGAAATACCCCCTAATACTGGTAACATAGCCCGCCTTTGTGCCGGTACAGATACACCGCTCCATTTGATTGAACCACTTGGATTTTCTCTATCTGACAAATATTTGAAAAGAGCGGGATTAGATTACTGGCCAAACGTAAACCTTACCGTATGGAAAAACTGGGAACAATTCAGACAGAACGGTCCTGAAGGACGATTGGTCTTCACCAGTGCAAAAAGAGGAACAAATATCTTCAAATTTAAATTTGAAGCAGGAGACTTAATAGTTTTTGGTCCTGAAACCCGCGGACTTCCAATAGAATTTTTCACCGATGATTCCTCTTCAATAAATATTCCTATCAATAAAAAAATAAGAAGTCTCAACCTGTCAACATCTGCAGGCATTGCACTGTATCAGGCTATGAGTCAGCTTTTCAGTTGA
- a CDS encoding 4Fe-4S binding protein, which translates to MVKKPGAVEGFLPISALMGFKRLFTDRVYDEVHPAGLTIFIAILVMSLIFRKGFCGHLCPVGFIHNITNRIGKKLKLTRQIKGKKEIFFLIPKYVLMTFFLFGVIIKMNSNEINGFIRSSFNITSDARMLQFFMHPGLLAGLVIVAIVLIGIIIPYFWCRFLCPYGALLGLIAKLSPVAVKRDEDTCIHCGKCTKNCPAGIEVDKKIIVNSPECIGCTECVATCPVNNCMNVVDRISKKPLPYATIGIGCLCILLLYYTVARFTGHWDSTIPSDMIRRYYMMLG; encoded by the coding sequence TTGGTAAAAAAACCGGGAGCAGTAGAAGGTTTTCTACCAATAAGTGCTCTTATGGGTTTCAAACGACTGTTCACTGACAGAGTTTATGATGAAGTCCATCCAGCAGGATTGACTATTTTCATAGCCATACTTGTTATGTCCCTTATTTTTCGTAAAGGTTTTTGCGGACACCTCTGCCCGGTGGGCTTTATCCACAACATAACCAATAGAATTGGAAAGAAACTCAAGCTGACACGCCAGATAAAAGGCAAAAAGGAAATTTTCTTTTTAATTCCTAAATATGTCTTAATGACCTTCTTTCTATTTGGAGTCATTATTAAAATGAATTCCAATGAAATTAATGGGTTTATAAGATCATCATTCAACATTACTTCAGATGCACGAATGCTTCAATTTTTCATGCATCCCGGCTTACTGGCAGGCCTTGTGATTGTTGCGATTGTATTAATCGGGATTATCATTCCATATTTCTGGTGCAGATTTTTATGTCCGTATGGAGCCCTGCTAGGACTTATAGCAAAGCTTTCTCCGGTCGCAGTAAAGAGAGATGAAGACACGTGCATTCATTGTGGCAAATGCACTAAAAATTGTCCTGCTGGAATTGAAGTTGATAAAAAAATAATAGTTAATTCCCCAGAATGCATAGGCTGTACTGAATGTGTAGCAACCTGTCCGGTTAACAACTGTATGAATGTTGTGGATAGAATAAGCAAAAAACCACTTCCCTATGCAACTATAGGAATAGGATGCCTGTGCATTCTGCTTTTATACTACACAGTTGCCAGATTTACGGGACACTGGGACTCAACCATACCTTCTGATATGATCAGAAGATATTACATGATGTTGGGTTGA
- the secF gene encoding protein translocase subunit SecF — protein sequence MGLHIIKPDTRIDFIGSKGKAFILSAVLILLGIGSLMIKGGPKYGIDFAGGMVVQVKFDQQVTVKTLKAALQGVDLPGLVVQSFGQADDNEVLIRTSESGISSSVLRERLNSALKTNLKNTGFDIQRLEMVGPKVGADLRTKAIEALYYAVLLIAIYISGRFEQRWFAAAIMAAVLAGGIFVLQLFGVPTTYLIFAALVITLGCCWYLKLNYALGAIVALIHDVLITVGIFSMLDKEFDLTIIAALLTIIGYSLNDTIIVFDRIRENIRSKTGDNFADSINISINQTLSRTLLTSGTTLLVVIALFVLGGGVIHDFALALLIGIGVGTYSSIFVASPVLIGFGPGSSDAEIPVESA from the coding sequence ATGGGATTGCATATAATCAAACCTGATACCAGAATTGATTTTATTGGTTCAAAAGGTAAGGCATTTATATTATCTGCCGTGCTTATACTGCTTGGAATCGGTTCTCTGATGATCAAGGGCGGACCAAAGTATGGTATTGACTTTGCCGGCGGTATGGTGGTGCAGGTTAAATTTGATCAGCAGGTTACTGTAAAGACACTTAAAGCGGCTTTGCAGGGTGTTGATCTTCCGGGACTGGTTGTTCAGAGTTTCGGACAGGCTGATGATAATGAAGTTTTAATTCGTACTTCTGAATCCGGAATCAGTTCCAGTGTTTTAAGAGAAAGGCTTAATTCCGCACTGAAAACTAATCTTAAAAATACCGGTTTCGATATACAGCGACTGGAAATGGTCGGTCCTAAAGTTGGTGCCGATTTGCGTACTAAGGCTATTGAAGCTCTTTATTATGCTGTTTTGCTGATCGCGATTTATATATCTGGACGATTCGAGCAACGCTGGTTTGCTGCAGCAATTATGGCTGCGGTCCTTGCCGGTGGAATTTTTGTCCTTCAATTGTTTGGTGTTCCGACTACTTATCTGATTTTTGCAGCACTGGTAATAACTCTTGGTTGTTGCTGGTATCTAAAATTGAATTATGCACTAGGGGCAATTGTTGCGTTAATACATGACGTACTCATAACCGTGGGCATATTCTCCATGCTGGATAAGGAGTTTGATCTGACAATTATTGCCGCATTGCTGACTATTATTGGTTACTCTCTTAACGATACAATTATTGTTTTTGACCGTATCCGTGAAAATATTCGCAGTAAGACAGGTGACAATTTTGCTGATTCCATCAACATCAGTATCAACCAGACTCTCAGCAGAACACTGCTGACATCAGGTACAACACTCCTGGTTGTTATAGCCCTGTTTGTTCTTGGTGGTGGAGTTATTCATGATTTTGCTCTTGCACTGCTTATAGGTATCGGTGTTGGTACTTATTCTTCCATCTTTGTTGCAAGTCCAGTCCTTATAGGATTTGGACCGGGATCAAGCGATGCTGAAATACCGGTAGAATCAGCTTAG
- the rfbD gene encoding dTDP-4-dehydrorhamnose reductase, which produces MINLEGKKAVIFGGKNGLLGQSVTTALNKAGVSTIALSRSDFDPLDDTSLNSFLDRESPDYIINTIAYTKVDQAEEETSQAHLLNTTLPVMLARAAKTHNAAFVHYSTDFVFDGTKDHPYTENDTTNPVSVYGQTKLAGETEIFKLGYEKVFIIRTAWLFGPHKTNFVHKILNLAKDRDNLTVVHDQNGSPTYTPDLALHTVQLLESDCHGLYHIVNSGKSSWCELADEAINCAGIDCRVEPVPSSAYPTIATRPPYSVLDTQKFTEVTGITPRPWVQALRDYVYNDFKELD; this is translated from the coding sequence ATGATTAACCTTGAAGGTAAAAAAGCTGTAATTTTCGGTGGTAAAAATGGTTTGCTGGGGCAATCTGTTACTACGGCTTTAAATAAAGCAGGAGTTTCAACCATTGCACTTTCACGCTCCGATTTTGATCCATTGGATGACACATCACTGAACTCATTTTTAGACAGAGAATCTCCAGACTATATCATAAACACAATCGCATACACAAAAGTGGATCAGGCTGAAGAAGAAACTTCTCAGGCACATCTATTAAACACAACTCTGCCGGTAATGCTTGCCAGAGCAGCAAAAACTCACAATGCAGCCTTTGTTCACTACTCAACAGACTTCGTTTTTGACGGAACTAAAGACCATCCGTATACAGAAAATGATACTACAAATCCTGTATCAGTTTATGGGCAGACCAAACTTGCAGGAGAAACAGAAATCTTCAAACTTGGTTATGAAAAAGTATTCATAATCAGGACAGCATGGCTGTTCGGCCCGCATAAAACAAATTTTGTCCACAAGATACTTAATTTGGCCAAAGACCGTGACAACTTAACCGTTGTGCATGATCAAAACGGCTCTCCGACCTATACTCCGGACCTTGCTTTGCACACTGTGCAATTACTTGAAAGCGATTGCCACGGGCTGTATCACATCGTGAACTCCGGTAAATCAAGCTGGTGCGAACTTGCTGATGAGGCCATTAACTGCGCGGGAATTGATTGCAGAGTAGAACCTGTGCCCAGCAGTGCTTATCCCACAATAGCCACAAGACCACCATACTCCGTCTTGGACACACAAAAATTCACCGAAGTTACAGGCATTACACCACGCCCGTGGGTTCAGGCTTTGAGGGATTACGTTTATAACGATTTCAAGGAACTCGACTAA
- a CDS encoding STAS domain-containing protein has product MELNFRQKDEITIVDINCQELNHSVSHEFQRLIAPTLENKNFILALNMSKVDFMDSMGIGTIITLRNRLMKEKGNIAMFNINDRVKKIIDIAALNKIFKLYDTEEDAIAGLRED; this is encoded by the coding sequence ATGGAACTCAATTTCAGACAGAAAGATGAAATAACTATAGTCGATATCAATTGTCAGGAACTCAATCACTCAGTCAGCCATGAATTTCAAAGGCTCATTGCTCCAACATTGGAAAATAAAAACTTCATCCTTGCTCTGAATATGAGCAAAGTTGATTTTATGGACAGTATGGGGATTGGAACAATTATTACTTTGCGGAACAGATTAATGAAAGAAAAAGGCAACATAGCCATGTTCAATATCAATGACAGAGTAAAAAAAATTATTGATATTGCCGCATTAAATAAAATTTTTAAATTATATGACACAGAAGAAGATGCAATAGCAGGACTTCGTGAAGATTAA
- a CDS encoding c-type cytochrome, with protein sequence MMGQTTDLFLSMPMPDGWLHFILFVLFGLHLLFVLLMLGTAMMSLIFYLQNKLSSDGVGLSWNRSFIKPHLGLKSIAVVLGVGPLLVMQIIYSYGFYTTTGLYSYSWLAIIPLLIVAFLLIELFEHRMTTGTLLPLTAGVLGLGALLTVPAIFTGVMSLMERPGDWAVFGAHKMGLSELYIPHWLFRYLHVLGAAIVFGAAFHLFVTAKGDQDKKVRMRCWILGGILFQVVVGVPLLISVSSIFNWQVLTAVTVGTAAAMIAAWMMFSGYDSKLGTTCNLLWILPVIFVAMLAARQFLQDSTMIVQNNQVIALQRAQDKDFAQFKSQALKIYQSKLNTIYDNGATIYDGSCSSCHGTTGLGDGPSGRRLLIKPEVLAAVHANRKYLRKLVLEGVEGTGMPYFRMFDGNKIDDLLAEMQSRFAIFSKASSGPKGDKAAAKSIWANTCVTCHGENGAVTEFGSTLHPIPPDLRYYSLSPERSMEIITNGYPGTVMQPYRQLPLATRQGLVDLVASLCDMSAQN encoded by the coding sequence ATGATGGGCCAGACTACTGATCTCTTCTTAAGTATGCCTATGCCGGATGGCTGGCTGCATTTTATACTGTTCGTTCTTTTCGGCCTACATTTGCTGTTCGTGTTGTTAATGCTTGGCACCGCGATGATGAGCCTTATTTTCTATCTGCAAAATAAGCTGTCATCGGATGGCGTAGGCCTGTCTTGGAACCGGAGTTTCATTAAGCCCCATCTTGGGCTTAAAAGTATAGCCGTAGTACTTGGAGTAGGACCACTGCTGGTAATGCAGATCATATATTCCTACGGGTTCTATACAACTACAGGACTTTATTCATACTCGTGGCTCGCCATAATTCCTCTACTCATCGTGGCGTTTCTGTTGATTGAGCTATTTGAACACCGCATGACCACAGGAACACTTCTGCCTCTGACGGCTGGAGTTCTTGGACTTGGAGCCTTGCTTACGGTCCCTGCTATCTTTACCGGAGTTATGTCTCTGATGGAACGTCCGGGAGACTGGGCCGTATTCGGAGCACATAAAATGGGCCTGAGTGAATTATATATACCACATTGGTTGTTCCGTTATCTGCACGTCTTAGGTGCGGCAATAGTTTTCGGGGCAGCCTTCCATCTTTTTGTCACCGCAAAAGGTGATCAGGATAAAAAAGTCCGGATGCGCTGCTGGATATTGGGTGGTATACTGTTTCAAGTTGTCGTGGGAGTCCCATTGCTGATTTCAGTATCAAGTATTTTTAATTGGCAGGTGCTCACAGCTGTTACCGTCGGCACAGCCGCCGCAATGATCGCCGCTTGGATGATGTTCTCCGGCTATGATAGCAAACTGGGAACAACATGCAATCTACTCTGGATTCTACCTGTAATCTTTGTGGCCATGCTGGCAGCACGGCAGTTTCTTCAGGATTCCACGATGATCGTCCAGAATAATCAGGTTATAGCTCTGCAAAGGGCGCAGGATAAAGATTTTGCGCAGTTTAAGTCTCAAGCACTTAAAATTTATCAGTCTAAGCTGAATACTATTTATGACAATGGAGCAACCATTTATGATGGAAGCTGTAGCTCTTGCCACGGCACAACTGGTCTGGGTGATGGTCCTTCTGGGCGACGCCTGCTGATTAAACCTGAAGTTCTTGCCGCGGTCCACGCGAACCGGAAATATTTACGCAAACTCGTTCTGGAGGGAGTGGAAGGAACTGGAATGCCATATTTTCGGATGTTCGACGGTAACAAGATTGATGATCTTTTAGCAGAAATGCAATCTCGTTTTGCTATCTTTAGTAAAGCATCTTCTGGACCGAAAGGAGATAAAGCTGCGGCTAAATCTATTTGGGCAAATACATGTGTCACCTGTCATGGTGAAAATGGCGCCGTCACAGAGTTTGGTTCCACGCTCCATCCTATTCCACCGGATTTGCGTTATTACTCTCTCAGCCCGGAGCGTTCCATGGAAATAATCACCAACGGCTATCCCGGTACGGTTATGCAGCCTTATCGCCAGCTACCTCTTGCTACGCGGCAAGGATTGGTTGATTTAGTTGCCAGCCTGTGCGACATGTCAGCACAGAATTAG
- a CDS encoding aldehyde ferredoxin oxidoreductase family protein has translation MSRILRINTRTKEFRFEEPGIYSGLGGRALTSRLVNNEVPGDCHPLSADNKLVWATGLLANSGAANSGRLSCGAKSPLTKGIKESNSGGQFAQVMPRLDLLAIVFEDKPENGSEFSLVEIYSDKVIFKDAADIVGKDNYAAHEDLKKIYGDKAVTALAGPAGEKCLTASTIQFSDPHKNPARSAGRGGLGAVMGSKKIKAVILDPAAKGRGNPADPEKFKAARKRWTEILTGHPVTSEGLPAYGTSILVNIINEAGALPTKNFRYGRFDKVADISGEKIAEVIESRNGKTKEGCHTGCVIQCSQRYNDKDGNYVTSGFEYETVWGFGANCLVSDIDDIALMDRICDEKGVDTIEMGCTIGVAMDGGILPWGDSKGAIELLKKIGSDDPMGRIIGNGTDFAGQAFGVDRLPTVKGQSLPAYDPRSVKGVGVTYATTPMGGDHTAGYAVATNILKVGGDVDPLSREGQIELSKNLQIATAAIDSLGLCLFVAFAVLDTEDAVQCICDMVSANHGIEFTANDFIALGVDTLKNELEFNVKAGFTKKDDQLPRFFSKEKLEPHNSVWDYTVEELQAAKV, from the coding sequence ATGTCAAGAATCCTAAGAATCAACACCAGAACCAAAGAATTTCGTTTTGAAGAGCCGGGTATTTATTCCGGTCTTGGCGGTCGGGCTTTAACTTCCCGCCTTGTCAACAACGAAGTTCCTGGTGATTGTCATCCTCTTTCGGCTGACAATAAACTGGTTTGGGCTACTGGTTTGCTGGCTAATTCAGGAGCTGCAAACTCAGGTCGTCTTTCATGCGGAGCCAAATCTCCACTGACAAAGGGTATCAAGGAAAGTAATTCAGGAGGACAGTTTGCTCAGGTAATGCCTAGGCTTGATCTTCTTGCAATTGTTTTTGAAGATAAACCGGAGAATGGTTCTGAATTTTCTCTTGTTGAAATTTACAGTGACAAAGTAATTTTCAAGGATGCAGCTGATATTGTGGGTAAAGACAACTATGCTGCTCATGAGGATTTAAAAAAAATTTACGGCGATAAAGCTGTTACCGCACTGGCCGGTCCTGCCGGAGAGAAGTGTCTGACTGCATCAACTATTCAATTTTCTGATCCCCATAAAAATCCAGCCCGTTCTGCCGGTCGTGGCGGTTTGGGAGCTGTTATGGGATCAAAGAAGATTAAAGCAGTTATACTCGATCCTGCTGCCAAGGGTCGTGGCAATCCTGCTGATCCTGAAAAATTTAAAGCAGCGCGTAAACGCTGGACAGAAATTTTGACTGGTCATCCCGTGACCAGTGAAGGGCTTCCTGCTTACGGTACTTCAATTCTGGTTAACATAATCAATGAAGCCGGAGCATTACCAACTAAGAATTTCAGATATGGCCGTTTTGACAAAGTGGCTGACATTTCAGGTGAAAAGATTGCTGAAGTTATTGAATCACGCAACGGTAAGACTAAAGAGGGATGTCATACCGGATGTGTAATTCAATGTTCGCAGCGTTATAACGATAAAGACGGTAACTATGTTACTTCCGGTTTTGAATATGAAACCGTCTGGGGCTTCGGAGCAAATTGTCTGGTAAGCGATATTGATGATATTGCGCTGATGGATCGTATTTGTGATGAAAAGGGCGTAGACACCATTGAAATGGGCTGCACAATAGGTGTGGCTATGGATGGCGGCATACTTCCATGGGGTGACAGCAAAGGCGCTATTGAGTTGCTCAAAAAAATAGGTTCAGATGATCCTATGGGACGCATAATTGGTAACGGTACCGATTTTGCCGGTCAGGCTTTTGGTGTGGACAGGCTGCCTACAGTGAAGGGGCAAAGTCTGCCTGCATACGATCCGCGCTCCGTTAAGGGTGTTGGTGTAACTTATGCTACAACTCCTATGGGAGGAGACCATACCGCTGGATATGCCGTTGCAACAAATATTCTGAAAGTTGGTGGTGATGTCGATCCACTAAGCAGAGAAGGGCAGATTGAATTGTCCAAGAACTTACAGATTGCCACTGCAGCGATTGATTCTTTAGGACTTTGTCTTTTCGTTGCTTTTGCTGTTCTGGATACAGAGGATGCCGTACAGTGTATTTGTGATATGGTTTCAGCCAATCATGGAATTGAGTTTACAGCCAATGACTTTATTGCTCTTGGTGTTGATACATTGAAAAACGAGCTTGAATTTAATGTTAAGGCTGGATTTACCAAAAAGGACGATCAGCTTCCAAGATTCTTTAGTAAAGAGAAGCTGGAACCTCATAACTCCGTTTGGGATTACACAGTCGAAGAATTGCAGGCTGCCAAGGTTTAG
- the rfbB gene encoding dTDP-glucose 4,6-dehydratase has product MNILVTGGCGFIGTNFIFLMKKRHPDWTIINLDKLTYAGNRLNLIDLEKDPGYHFVHGDICDQETVLSTLEEFKIEAVVNFAAESHVDRSINDPSPFISTNIRGAQNMMECARRAGITRFVHVSTDEVYGTLSMDEPAFTEKTPLAPNSPYSASKASADFFARAYFETYNFPICITRCSNNYGPYQFPEKLIPLMFTKATSNEKLPVYGDGLNVRDWIYVDDHCTGVELTLLNGTPGNAYNFGGASEVSNIDLVRRLLKILGRDESLITFVKDRPGHDRRYAMNFDFAAKELGFKPEYSFEEGLSKTIEWYQTNDDWLEKVRSGTYLDFMDKWYGERK; this is encoded by the coding sequence ATGAATATATTAGTTACCGGAGGTTGTGGATTCATCGGGACAAATTTTATTTTCCTTATGAAAAAGCGCCATCCAGACTGGACAATAATCAATCTCGATAAACTTACCTACGCAGGCAACAGGTTAAACCTGATAGATCTCGAAAAAGATCCCGGATATCATTTTGTTCATGGTGATATCTGTGATCAGGAAACAGTCCTTTCAACACTGGAAGAATTCAAAATTGAAGCTGTTGTCAATTTTGCGGCAGAATCACATGTTGACCGGTCCATAAATGATCCATCACCTTTTATTTCAACAAATATCAGGGGTGCCCAAAATATGATGGAATGTGCTCGAAGGGCTGGAATAACCAGATTTGTCCATGTTTCAACTGATGAAGTTTATGGTACACTTTCAATGGATGAACCTGCTTTTACAGAAAAGACTCCACTAGCCCCCAACAGTCCATATTCAGCGTCTAAAGCCAGCGCTGATTTTTTTGCAAGAGCCTATTTTGAAACATATAATTTCCCCATCTGCATAACCAGATGCTCCAACAACTACGGACCATATCAATTCCCTGAAAAACTAATTCCTCTTATGTTCACCAAAGCAACCTCAAACGAAAAGCTCCCTGTATACGGTGACGGACTGAATGTTCGAGACTGGATTTATGTTGATGACCACTGCACAGGTGTTGAACTCACTTTGTTGAATGGAACTCCGGGCAATGCTTACAATTTTGGTGGAGCCAGCGAAGTTTCAAACATTGACCTCGTCCGCAGACTCTTGAAAATCCTCGGCAGAGATGAATCATTGATAACTTTTGTTAAAGACCGTCCCGGTCATGACCGCAGATATGCCATGAATTTTGATTTTGCTGCAAAAGAACTTGGATTTAAACCTGAATACAGTTTTGAAGAGGGCTTATCCAAAACAATCGAATGGTATCAAACCAACGATGATTGGCTGGAAAAAGTTCGCAGTGGAACCTATCTGGATTTCATGGATAAATGGTATGGAGAGCGAAAATGA
- a CDS encoding c-type cytochrome, with protein MNFPLLHIPWLGDGMTIALDAVLHVVISHGVAIGLTIMVALFQTLHATGKGRFWGDIAHSLLLPIVIITTSVGAVTGVGIWFITGALAPGGIGSLIHLFFWPWFIEWLAFTTEVIILLIYYYNWDRLAESKPYTLMLLGWGYVVAALISAVLISGILGFMLTPDGWPWNGTFVQAYFNPTFLPQCILRIAAGIALGAMFAIGWLGWRYHGADKNRGQALRLCGLVLLIAGIVTGASAVIYFSRVPETFLTHWRYAVATSKLAQFTWLLPLVNAVAVLFIVLTAVTAMLRLRRTSMFLFIPTIILCLGMVTEFERVREFVRGPYLLPGYMFANQIKLEQWVAARKEGRSMLKSMKWIAANDVQAPAAVAGKALFDANCGACHTLDGLNSISQRLRGRTLEGVNAITAITQQLAPFMPPFTGTDQERLSMSTYLYYYANKDVVLRPRLMKEGK; from the coding sequence ATGAACTTTCCTCTGCTGCACATTCCTTGGTTAGGCGATGGTATGACCATCGCTCTTGACGCTGTATTGCATGTGGTCATCAGCCATGGAGTTGCTATCGGTCTGACCATTATGGTCGCACTGTTTCAAACTCTCCATGCAACAGGAAAAGGACGTTTCTGGGGCGATATTGCCCATTCCTTGCTCCTGCCGATAGTCATTATTACAACTTCTGTTGGTGCGGTAACCGGTGTAGGTATCTGGTTCATTACCGGAGCTCTTGCTCCGGGGGGCATCGGTTCCCTCATTCATTTGTTCTTCTGGCCGTGGTTTATTGAATGGCTTGCCTTCACCACCGAAGTAATCATTTTGTTAATATACTATTATAACTGGGATCGTTTAGCCGAGTCCAAACCATATACGCTGATGCTTTTAGGCTGGGGATATGTGGTTGCCGCTCTGATATCAGCCGTACTAATTTCAGGAATTCTCGGCTTTATGCTCACCCCGGACGGCTGGCCTTGGAACGGAACTTTTGTTCAGGCGTATTTTAATCCTACATTCCTACCCCAATGTATTTTACGCATCGCGGCAGGTATAGCTCTGGGAGCAATGTTTGCTATAGGCTGGCTCGGATGGCGTTATCACGGGGCTGATAAAAATCGTGGTCAAGCCTTACGCTTGTGCGGATTGGTACTGCTGATAGCAGGTATAGTTACTGGAGCAAGTGCAGTAATCTATTTTAGCCGTGTGCCGGAAACCTTTTTGACCCATTGGCGTTATGCTGTCGCAACCTCAAAGCTGGCACAGTTCACTTGGCTGTTGCCACTGGTCAACGCCGTGGCGGTACTGTTTATTGTGCTCACAGCTGTGACCGCAATGCTGCGACTGCGTAGAACAAGCATGTTTTTATTTATACCGACTATTATACTCTGTCTTGGTATGGTCACAGAATTCGAGCGCGTACGTGAATTTGTGCGCGGACCATATTTACTGCCCGGTTACATGTTTGCCAATCAGATTAAGTTGGAACAATGGGTCGCTGCACGAAAAGAAGGCCGAAGCATGTTGAAATCCATGAAGTGGATTGCAGCAAATGATGTGCAAGCCCCGGCAGCTGTTGCGGGCAAAGCTCTTTTTGATGCAAACTGCGGAGCCTGTCACACTTTGGACGGGCTGAACAGTATCAGTCAGCGGCTTCGTGGTAGAACGCTGGAAGGAGTCAATGCAATTACAGCAATTACTCAGCAACTGGCTCCGTTTATGCCGCCGTTTACAGGCACAGATCAGGAACGACTGAGCATGTCAACCTATCTCTATTACTATGCAAATAAGGATGTGGTATTGCGTCCGAGACTTATGAAGGAGGGCAAATGA